In the genome of Moorena sp. SIOASIH, the window AAGCACTCAGGATTATGATAATACCTGTAAGCAGGGTTAGGGAAAGTTTTTTGTTAAGCATCTCATACCAAGTTGCATTCAATAGAAATCAAGCTAACTTGTCGGCTGTTGACAGTCAACCGTCAAGGGTCAAAACTCGACACTCAAGAGTCAACACTTAACACTCAACAAAACACATTATCCCCTCAATCCAAGCCCATTTAATTACTGATGGCGTAAGCATTCAGCTATCAGCCGTCAGCGGTCAGCTTAAAACAAGCTATCCCGCTGACGAGTTCAACGGACTCAAAGCCAAAGACTATGAATTTTTCCCTTGGGCACCTCAAGTAGCTTGGCCGAAAGGCCAGGGAACTGAGATTAAACGAATACTTACCTCTTTCATTCAAAAGCTGATAGCTGATAGCTGATAGCTGAATGCTTACGATGGCATTATTTATAGCGCTTGAACACTGACCCGGCACCGATAGCACCCAACATCAACAGACCCAATGTCGAAGTTGGTTCGGGAACTTTCTTAGAAGGCTTAGGGGGATCTGGGAAATCGCGAAACTTGATGCCAGAAACCGCACCACTTCCTGGTAGTTTAATATCTAGCTTGGTCACTGAATACTCAGGAAGATAGCTGAAATCGTAAGTGGATAGGGAGTTGTCTGTGCCAAATTTTAGTGATTGTTTCTCTGTTGTGCCATCCTCCAGAAACGCTTTAACATATCCGTTTTTATTTTTCGGATTCTCATCAATGTCTAGAAGCGTGACGTAATCGACAGAAACGGCTTTATCAAAAACAAAGGAAATGATGCCACCGCCAGCCCAGTCATCGGGTGTTTGATTTTTGTTCTCGTTGATAATTAGAACGTTACCCTGTGGCTTCGTACCAAATGAAGGTCCAGTGGCTAAATCAGCGTCTCCACCGGTGCATGTAATCCCAAAATCAGGTCCGCAATTGCTGTTGAATAACCTTAAGGGATGATTAGACCCTTTGTTACTGGTTATATGCACACCAAATTTTGCCCATTGCTCACCAATATTTGTCTTAGTTCCTGCCTTGAGAAGTTGACCAGCATCATCCTTTTCAAAATCCAGTAAGTATTCATCAGCTAGAGCGGGATTAGCACCTACTGTGCCCAAACTAACTAAGGCAGCTGTGAGCGTAAGTGTTGATAATTTTTTCATGGTTTTTATACCCCTCAATACTGACTGAATTGTAGCGCTAAAATCAGTTTTTATATCTTTTTTTGAGGATTTTGATTAACCATTACTATCTACTATTCAGGTAATAAATATCTGATTATAGTTATTTTATGGTGAATTAACCTATAGGTTAGGTATAAGTTTCCTTTTTTGGGATAAATTAGTGATTTCTTTAACGTTTGAGTCAGTTAATTAAAGATTGAGTGAAGTGACTTTGATCTGGCGACCAAAATCGATAAGATTTAAGGTTATACTAAACCAGCTCTGTAAGCAATCAGCTATCAGCAATCAGCTATCAGCTTTTGAAGAAAAGAGGTAAGCTTTGGCCTTTGGCCACGCTACGTGAACGTTTAATCTGAGTGACGTCCCAGCGTCGTTCGCACAGCGTGGCCAAAGGCCAAAGCCTGTGCCACAAAGCTGATCAGCTTTTCATCTCGAACTATTAGGTGCGACCCGTGGCGAATTTAATTCTTAATGGGTCAAGCGCACCTTTAAATTCTCCCAAATGAGGTTTATTTTAAGCTGACGGCTGACAGCTGACGGCTGAATGCTTACCCAGCTCTTAGACCGACCCTGTCAGCAGTCAACCGATAAGAGCTATTAGCATGTATAGATTGATTGGTAGCTACCCACTCCCCTAATCCCTAATCCTGAGCAAAAAGAGGATATCCGTATTGTAGAAAACCATCGAAGCCCTCTGGCTCATGGTTTCTTTACACAGTACGATGGCTTTCTGGGGCTTATTCAAGTTACAATGCAAGCTGGCATAATGTTTTTGCTAGCTCACTAGAATTGATTTAGAAGACCACCCCATGATTCACGAAGTTTTCATGCCCGCCCTCAGTTCAACCATGACCGAAGGCAAAATCGTTTCCTGGGAAAAATCTCCCGGAGACAAAGTCGAAAAAGGTGAAACCGTGGTGGTGGTTGAGTCGGATAAGGCTGATATGGACGTTGAGTCCTTCTATGAAGGATATCTTGCCACAATCACGGTATCAGCTGGTGACTCTGCTCCGGTGGGAGCCCCGATTGCTCTGATTGCGGAAACGGAAGCGGA includes:
- a CDS encoding PEP-CTERM sorting domain-containing protein (PEP-CTERM proteins occur, often in large numbers, in the proteomes of bacteria that also encode an exosortase, a predicted intramembrane cysteine proteinase. The presence of a PEP-CTERM domain at a protein's C-terminus predicts cleavage within the sorting domain, followed by covalent anchoring to some some component of the (usually Gram-negative) cell surface. Many PEP-CTERM proteins exhibit an unusual sequence composition that includes large numbers of potential glycosylation sites. Expression of one such protein has been shown restore the ability of a bacterium to form floc, a type of biofilm.); this translates as MKKLSTLTLTAALVSLGTVGANPALADEYLLDFEKDDAGQLLKAGTKTNIGEQWAKFGVHITSNKGSNHPLRLFNSNCGPDFGITCTGGDADLATGPSFGTKPQGNVLIINENKNQTPDDWAGGGIISFVFDKAVSVDYVTLLDIDENPKNKNGYVKAFLEDGTTEKQSLKFGTDNSLSTYDFSYLPEYSVTKLDIKLPGSGAVSGIKFRDFPDPPKPSKKVPEPTSTLGLLMLGAIGAGSVFKRYK